A section of the Humulus lupulus chromosome 2, drHumLupu1.1, whole genome shotgun sequence genome encodes:
- the LOC133818425 gene encoding uncharacterized protein LOC133818425, with the protein MPIDKSWTTLRKRNCDAYWNGLQAFLRMAKEHVDCDGRILCLCVRCRNVKLQTIDTVEAHVFDKGFQQSYQKWVYHGEVEASVANEVVEENEDVDEMVDVVDDFLLPTNAEEADGVSGSRMGQYYDELFDEIEAELYPDCDWISSLNFLAKLMHLKVRGKWPNNSFDELLKLLKFAFPKDNKIPPTHYEAKKKLSKLGLGYQSIHVCKYDCSLFYNEHASKDSCHVCGSSRWVNEKKKGKKVPHKVMRYLPLTPRLKRMYSSRHTANDMLWHHTGRSIEDGVMRHPVDGSAWKDFDATHPDFAKDPKNVRLGLVVDGFNPFGNMSLSYSMWPVILTNYNLPPWLCMQEEYFMLTLLIPGPKSPGKDMDVFLRPLVDELKQLWINEVDTRDGTRNELFKMRATLLWTINDFPTRSSLSGWSGQGYKACPTCNEDTTSIRVIGKTSYVGHRRFLRSNHKYRRDKEFDGKVEKRNPPQQFTCQQVLDQVNALPLQVSGKHDRFGGVKRKRGAGESNWRKKSIFYELDYWSSNQLKHNLDVMHVEKNVCDSILGTLLDNDKSKDTTNARHDLKNMGVRKSLWIYEDANKRLMKPHAPYVFTFEQRRDFCQFLKGVKLPDGFCSNLKKKVTDNDSNIVGLKSHDFHVIMQRLLAVGVRKFLPESISTTITELCNFFKQLCSRTLNVSDMEKAKDDLIFILCKMELIFPPAFFDIMIHLVLHLPDEAILGGPVFMRWMYPFERYMKKLKNYVRNKAHPEGSIAKGYVADEALTFCSMYFKSVETKFNQPDRNEDAPYVNRHLTVFESQCRPLSKGIPVPLDENTRNKTEWFILDNSPEIEVYLE; encoded by the coding sequence ATGCCGATCGATAAGAGTTGGACGACATTAAGGAAGCGTAactgtgatgcttattggaatggtctccaagccttcttgagaatggcaaaagaacACGTAGACTGCGACGGGAGAATTTTATGCCTGTGTGTGAGGTGCCGGAATGTTAAACTACAAACTATAGATACAGTGGAGGCTCATGTCTTTGACAAGGGTTTTCAACAGAGTTATCAAAAGTGGGTTTACCACGGTGAGGTGGAAGCTAGTGTCGCCAATGAGGTAGTTGAGGAGAATGAAGATGTAGACGAGATGGTTGACGTCGTTGATGATTTCCTCTTACCGACAAATGCAGAGGAAGCAGATGGTGTGTCTGGCAGTCGAATGggacagtattatgacgagttgttcgacgagattgaagctgagttgtatccggattgtgattggatatcatccttaaactttttggcgaagttgatgcatttgaaagttagagggaagtggccaaataactctttcgatgaattgttgaagttactaaaatttgcatttccgaaagataataaaattccccCAACACACTATGAGGCGAAAAAGAAGCTGAGTAAGTTAGGGTTGGGATATCAATCAATCCATGTGTGTAAATATGATTGTTCattattttataatgagcatgcaagcaaagattcatgtcatgtgtgtgggagtagccgatgggtcaatgaaaagaagaaggggaaaaaggttccacacaaggtgatgcgttacctTCCGTTGACTCCCAGATTAAAGCGAATGTACAGTTCAAGACATACAGCTAATGACATGTTATGGCATCATACTGGGAGATCAATAGAAGATGGGGTGATGCGTCATCCGGTTGACGGGTCTGCATGGAAAGACTTTGATGCCACCCATCCTGATTTTGCAAAAGATCCTAAAAATGTTCGTCTAGGCTTGGTTGTTGATGGGTTTAATCCTTTTGGAAACATGAGCTtatcatacagcatgtggcctgtgattttGACGAACTACAATCTCCCCCCTTGGCTATGCATGCAGGAAGAGTATTTTATGCTAACTctgcttattcctgggccaaaatcaccaggtaaagacatggatgtatttctaagacccttggtggatgagttaaaaCAATTGTGGATTAACGAGGTCGACACAAGAGATGGCACAAGGAATGAATTGTTCAAGATGCGTGCAACCCTTCTGTGGACAATTAACGATTTCCCTACTCGTAGTAGCTTGTCTGGTTGGAGCGGGCAAGGGTATAAAGCATGTCCAACGTGCAATGAAGACACCACTTCCATTCGAGTGATTGGCAAGACATCGTATGTCGGTCATAGGCGATTCTTGAGGAGTAATCATAAGTATAGAAGGGACAAGGAATTTGATGGCAAAGTTGAGAAAAGAAATCCTCCACAACAGTTTACTTGTCAACAAGTTTTAgatcaagtcaatgctttaccGCTTCAAGTGTCTGGTAAACATGATAGATTTGGGGGGGTGAAGCGCAAGCGAGGTGCAGGGgaaagtaattggaggaaaaaaagtattttctatGAACTTGATTACTGGAGTTCAAATCAGTTAAAACACaacctagatgtgatgcatgttgagaagaatgtgtgcgacagtatccttgggactttgttagataatgataaatctaaggacaccactaacgcAAGACATGATTTAAAGAATATGGGGGTTAGGAAATCGTTGTGGATTTACGAGGATGCCAATAAAAGGTTAATGAAACCACATGCTCCATACGTGTTCACTTTTGAACAAAGGCgagatttttgtcaatttttgaaaggagtgaagttgcccgatggtttttgttctaatctaaagaaaaaagtcacagacaatgactcaaacattgttgggttgaagtcccatgattttcatgtgataatgcaacgattacttgcagtaggtgttcgcaagtttttaccagaatctatatccactaccatcactgaattgtgtaatttcttcaaacaattgtgctctaggacactgaacgtttctgatatggagaaagctaaggatgacttgatttttattttatgcaagatggagttgattttccctCCAGCATTCTTTGACATAATGATCCATCTGGTTTTGCACTTGCCTGATGAAGCAATATTGGGAGGAcctgtatttatgaggtggatgtatccttttgaaagatacatgaaaaaattaaaaaattatgtcaggaataaagCTCATCCTGAAGGATCTATAGCAAAaggatatgttgcagatgaggctttgacattttgttcaatgtatttcaaaagtgtggaaacaaaatttaatcagCCTGATCGTAACGAAGATGCACCGTATGTGAATCGACACCTCACAGTGtttgaatctcaatgtcgtcctctTAGTAAGGGAATTCCCGTGCCCCTCGATGAAAATACTCGGAACAAAACTGAGTGGTTCATATTGGATAATTCTCCAGAAATTGAAGTGTATTTAGAGTAA
- the LOC133818427 gene encoding putative disease resistance protein At1g50180 isoform X1, with translation MTQTIFVLLHTAATVELPHHFSFVTINCTHELTLFWRCQPRDVWEGILIRLASPAAERRREIKGMRDDEIAKALYKVHTEKRCLVVLDDIWNASTWDCLKLAFPNVRSDSKIRLTARNREVAFHANRNIILHERRCFNTNETWELFMIKTYFGGDDTDSKDYKKKKKLAGEMLEYFGGLPLAITVLGGLLSRKPTVDE, from the exons ATGACCCAAACGATCTTTGTGCTTCTCCACACTGCGGCAACTGTAGAACTCCCTCACCACTTCAGTTTTGTCACCATCAATTGCACTCACGAACTCACGTTGTTTTGGAG ATGCCAACCCAGGGACGTTTGGGAAGGGATTTTGATTAGACTGGCTTCTCCTGCAGCAGAAAGAAGGAGAGAGATCAAAGGAATGAGAGACGATGAAATAGCCAAGGCTCTTTACAAGGTTCATACAGAAAAAAGGTGTCTTGTTGTTCTTGATGATATTTGGAATGCTTCAACATGGGACTGCCTCAAGCTTGCTTTCCCTAATGTTAGGTCAGACAGTAAAATACGACTCACCGCTCGTAATAGAGAGGTGGCCTTCCATGCAAATCGAAATATCATTCTCCATGAGCGCAGGTGCTTTAACACAAACGAAACTTGGGAGTTGTTTATGATCAAAACTTATTTTGGAGGGGATGACACAG ATTCGAAAGActacaagaagaagaaaaagctaGCAGGGGAGATGCTTGAATACTTTGGTGGTTTACCATTAGCCATTACAGTGCTCGGAGGACTTCTATCTCGTAAACCAACTGTGGATGAGTGA
- the LOC133818427 gene encoding putative disease resistance protein At1g50180 isoform X2 — protein sequence MTQTIFVLLHTAATVELPHHFSFVTINCTHELTLFWRCQPRDVWEGILIRLASPAAERRREIKGMRDDEIAKALYKVHTEKRCLVVLDDIWNASTWDCLKLAFPNVRSDSKIRLTARNREVAFHANRNIILHERRCFNTNETWELFMIKTYFGGDDTDEVEDYFEIRKTTRRRKS from the exons ATGACCCAAACGATCTTTGTGCTTCTCCACACTGCGGCAACTGTAGAACTCCCTCACCACTTCAGTTTTGTCACCATCAATTGCACTCACGAACTCACGTTGTTTTGGAG ATGCCAACCCAGGGACGTTTGGGAAGGGATTTTGATTAGACTGGCTTCTCCTGCAGCAGAAAGAAGGAGAGAGATCAAAGGAATGAGAGACGATGAAATAGCCAAGGCTCTTTACAAGGTTCATACAGAAAAAAGGTGTCTTGTTGTTCTTGATGATATTTGGAATGCTTCAACATGGGACTGCCTCAAGCTTGCTTTCCCTAATGTTAGGTCAGACAGTAAAATACGACTCACCGCTCGTAATAGAGAGGTGGCCTTCCATGCAAATCGAAATATCATTCTCCATGAGCGCAGGTGCTTTAACACAAACGAAACTTGGGAGTTGTTTATGATCAAAACTTATTTTGGAGGGGATGACACAG ATGAAGTGGAAGACTATTTTGAG ATTCGAAAGActacaagaagaagaaaaagctaG